From Pseudomonas hefeiensis, one genomic window encodes:
- a CDS encoding TRAP transporter large permease subunit yields MALGVFVGVLMAALLIGAPIAYALILCGVALMWLLGLFDGQIIAQNIINSAGSFPLLAIPLFIIAGEVMNSGGLSKRIINLAISLVGHLRGGLGYVTIFAGVLLSSLSGSALADAASLTALLLPMMVIAGYNRNRSGGLIASVSVLGSIIPPSIGFVVLGVASGLSITKLFLAGIAPGLMIATALVITWWLVSRRDNDIELSPKASGKERLKALADSTWALLLPVIIVVGLRFGIVTPTEAGAVASVYALLVSSLIYRELSLKSLSELLLRAGKTTAAVMFLVAAASIPAWMITIADIPGQIIDLIQPLMDNPKLLIVVLMLLILLISMVMDLTPTILLLAPILVPVVTAANIDPIYFGVLFMINCSIGLITPPVGTVLNVVCGIGNMRYEALLKGTVPFLIAETIVLFLLVIFPDLVTVPAQWFAH; encoded by the coding sequence ATGGCCTTGGGCGTTTTTGTCGGCGTGCTGATGGCCGCCTTGCTCATAGGCGCGCCAATCGCCTATGCACTGATCCTCTGCGGCGTGGCCCTGATGTGGCTGCTCGGGTTGTTCGACGGCCAGATCATCGCGCAGAACATCATCAACTCGGCGGGCAGCTTCCCGTTGCTGGCCATTCCGTTGTTTATCATCGCCGGCGAGGTCATGAACAGCGGTGGCCTGTCCAAGCGCATCATCAACCTGGCTATTTCCCTGGTCGGCCATCTGCGCGGCGGCCTTGGCTACGTCACCATCTTCGCCGGGGTATTGCTCTCCAGCTTGTCGGGCTCGGCACTGGCCGATGCGGCGTCACTGACCGCGCTACTGCTGCCGATGATGGTCATCGCAGGTTACAACCGCAACCGCTCCGGCGGTCTGATCGCCTCGGTCTCGGTGCTTGGTTCGATTATTCCACCCAGCATCGGATTCGTGGTCCTGGGGGTCGCCTCCGGCTTGTCGATCACCAAACTGTTCCTGGCGGGTATCGCCCCGGGGCTGATGATCGCCACTGCGCTGGTCATCACCTGGTGGCTGGTGTCCCGTCGCGATAACGACATCGAGCTGAGCCCCAAGGCGTCAGGCAAGGAACGCCTCAAGGCCCTGGCTGACAGCACCTGGGCGCTGCTGTTGCCCGTGATCATCGTGGTCGGCCTGCGCTTCGGCATCGTGACGCCTACCGAGGCGGGTGCGGTGGCGAGTGTCTATGCGCTGCTGGTGTCGTCGCTGATCTACCGTGAGCTCAGCCTGAAGTCACTCAGCGAATTGCTGCTGCGCGCAGGAAAAACGACCGCGGCCGTCATGTTCCTGGTCGCCGCCGCCTCGATTCCGGCCTGGATGATCACCATCGCGGACATTCCGGGGCAGATCATCGACCTCATTCAACCGCTCATGGACAACCCGAAGCTGCTGATCGTGGTGCTCATGCTGCTGATTCTGCTGATCTCCATGGTCATGGACCTGACGCCGACGATTTTGCTGCTGGCGCCGATCCTCGTGCCTGTCGTGACCGCCGCGAACATCGACCCGATCTACTTCGGCGTGCTGTTCATGATCAATTGCTCCATCGGCCTGATCACCCCGCCCGTGGGCACGGTGCTCAACGTCGTCTGCGGCATCGGCAACATGCGCTACGAAGCGCTGCTCAAGGGCACCGTCCCGTTCCTGATCGCCGAAACCATCGTCCTCTTCCTCCTGGTGATCTTCCCTGACCTGGTCACTGTTCCAGCGCAATGGTTCGCCCACTAA
- a CDS encoding TIGR02270 family protein yields MMSSIVIDQHAEEVTFLAGLRDYAVRAPHYDLVHLTTLDNRIEAHLDGLHIAGLPGLEVLLQQLTPTALGEVFAATVLAFETGHVAAMATLAGHMRAHGESERYMAAALGWLEWPRVAPWIDRLLASPEPLFRRLGLAACGMHRHDPGPALLIGLSDTNPSVLARAARTAGELRRRDLLPTIRTHRLHENTATRFWANWATAQMGDAQALEPLRQFAGQPGEFQYRALCVVLAWQEREPSIAWIRQWVQDPRDRRIGIQALGLLGDPVCVPWLIQQMSDLPYARVAGEAFSLITGADLALLDLELQDLPDFDAGPNDNPEDPNVAMDPDENLPWPDPQAIERWWQANGGHFQAGTRYMLGLAHSEHSFQQALIHGQQRQRIAAACGIARYRLTEVLFPTSAPAWRQRRLLFGQ; encoded by the coding sequence ATGATGTCTTCGATTGTGATTGACCAGCACGCCGAAGAGGTAACGTTCCTCGCGGGCTTGCGCGACTACGCCGTTCGGGCACCCCACTACGACCTCGTACACTTGACCACCCTGGACAATCGCATCGAAGCCCATCTGGACGGCCTACACATCGCAGGTTTACCCGGACTGGAGGTGCTGCTGCAGCAACTGACCCCCACCGCGTTGGGGGAGGTATTTGCCGCCACGGTGCTGGCCTTCGAAACCGGCCATGTCGCAGCCATGGCCACCCTGGCTGGACATATGCGCGCCCACGGAGAAAGCGAACGCTATATGGCTGCGGCCTTGGGTTGGCTGGAGTGGCCGCGGGTCGCGCCCTGGATCGACCGCCTGCTCGCCTCCCCCGAGCCCCTGTTCCGCCGCCTCGGCCTCGCGGCCTGCGGCATGCATCGCCACGATCCGGGCCCCGCCCTGCTTATCGGACTTTCCGATACCAACCCCAGCGTGCTGGCACGTGCCGCCCGTACGGCTGGCGAGTTGCGCCGACGTGACCTGCTGCCGACGATTCGTACCCATCGTCTGCATGAGAATACGGCCACGCGCTTCTGGGCCAATTGGGCCACCGCACAGATGGGCGACGCGCAAGCCCTGGAGCCATTGCGACAATTCGCCGGGCAACCGGGCGAGTTCCAGTACCGCGCGCTCTGCGTAGTGCTGGCCTGGCAGGAACGCGAGCCCAGCATCGCCTGGATACGCCAGTGGGTACAGGATCCCAGGGATCGGCGCATCGGCATCCAGGCCCTTGGACTGCTGGGCGATCCGGTCTGCGTACCGTGGTTGATCCAGCAGATGAGCGACCTGCCCTATGCCCGGGTCGCCGGTGAAGCCTTCAGCCTGATCACCGGTGCTGACCTGGCGCTACTCGACCTGGAATTGCAGGACCTGCCGGATTTCGATGCGGGCCCGAACGACAACCCTGAAGACCCCAATGTCGCGATGGACCCCGATGAAAACCTGCCCTGGCCTGACCCGCAGGCAATCGAAAGATGGTGGCAAGCCAATGGCGGACACTTCCAGGCGGGTACTCGTTATATGCTGGGATTGGCCCATAGCGAACACAGCTTTCAGCAAGCCCTTATCCACGGCCAGCAACGCCAGCGCATCGCCGCCGCCTGCGGCATCGCCCGCTATCGACTAACCGAAGTGCTTTTCCCCACGAGCGCACCGGCTTGGCGGCAAAGGCGCTTGTTATTCGGGCAATGA
- the kdgD gene encoding 5-dehydro-4-deoxyglucarate dehydratase — protein MTPSELKSVLSSGLLSFPLTDFDSRGEFNAAGYARRLEWLAPYGTSALFAAGGTGEFFSLAADEYSAVIKTAVDTCASSVPILAGVGGSTRQAIQYAQEAERLGAKGLLLLPHYLTEASQEGVAAHVEAVCKSVRIGVVVYNRNVCRLTAPLLERLADRCPNLIGYKDGLGDVELMVSIRRRLGDRLSYLGGLPTAEVYAAAYKALGVPVYSSAVFNFVPKLAMDFYHAIAREDQVAVGKMIDDFFLPYLDIRNRNAGYAVSIVKAGARIVGHDAGPVRTPLTDLSSEEYRLLAALIEKQGAQ, from the coding sequence ATGACTCCGTCTGAGCTTAAATCCGTCCTTTCCTCGGGGCTGCTTTCGTTCCCGTTGACTGATTTCGACAGTCGCGGTGAATTCAACGCCGCTGGGTATGCGCGGCGCTTGGAATGGTTGGCGCCGTATGGCACGAGCGCGCTGTTTGCAGCAGGGGGAACCGGGGAGTTCTTTTCCCTGGCGGCCGATGAATACAGCGCAGTCATCAAGACCGCAGTCGATACCTGCGCCAGCAGTGTGCCGATCCTGGCGGGGGTGGGCGGGTCCACGCGCCAGGCGATTCAATATGCGCAAGAGGCTGAGCGGTTGGGCGCCAAAGGGTTGCTGTTGCTCCCTCATTACTTGACCGAGGCGAGCCAGGAGGGTGTGGCTGCCCATGTCGAGGCCGTATGCAAATCGGTCAGGATCGGCGTGGTGGTTTACAACCGCAATGTGTGCCGCCTGACCGCACCGCTGCTGGAACGGTTAGCCGATCGCTGCCCGAATCTGATCGGCTACAAGGATGGCCTGGGCGATGTTGAATTGATGGTGTCGATCCGTCGTCGCCTGGGTGATCGACTCTCGTACCTGGGCGGTCTGCCGACGGCCGAGGTCTATGCCGCGGCCTATAAAGCGCTGGGGGTTCCGGTGTACTCGTCGGCGGTATTTAACTTCGTCCCTAAACTGGCGATGGATTTCTATCACGCGATTGCCAGGGAAGATCAGGTGGCCGTTGGCAAAATGATTGACGACTTCTTCCTGCCCTATCTGGACATCCGTAACCGCAACGCGGGTTACGCGGTCAGTATCGTCAAGGCCGGTGCAAGAATTGTCGGCCATGACGCAGGCCCGGTACGTACACCGCTCACCGACCTGTCTTCTGAGGAGTACAGGCTGCTCGCTGCGCTGATCGAAAAACAGGGCGCGCAATAA
- a CDS encoding LysR family transcriptional regulator, with translation MRITLMQIEAFYWTARLGGVHAASRHLHLTQPAISSRIREMESLLSVKLFDRSKQRMIITADGLIALQHAELALNNSIKLEQFAAKQKHNRRLRVGADECSAMVGLTAVIAEIKAHFPEITLEITIDVGAVLNRKLNDHELDLALLTNPMTRDDVTDIFLGWMTFQWVAAAQLEIEGGAFLPEHAGAYPIVTHSAPSTLYSVVERWLKEGGSVSEAFHSSNSLAFIAKMISAGHAIGILPVPLIRDMLAVDMLKVLPSHPPIAPARFCLSYLTERPDVQLDELVALTRATLLRQNFLVN, from the coding sequence ATGAGAATTACCCTGATGCAGATCGAGGCCTTCTATTGGACTGCTCGATTAGGTGGTGTCCATGCTGCCTCGCGACATCTTCATCTGACACAACCGGCCATCTCCTCTCGAATTCGCGAGATGGAGTCGTTGCTGAGCGTGAAACTTTTCGACCGCAGCAAGCAACGCATGATCATCACCGCCGATGGCCTGATCGCCCTGCAACATGCCGAGTTGGCGCTCAACAACAGCATCAAGCTCGAGCAGTTCGCGGCCAAGCAAAAGCACAATCGCAGATTGCGCGTCGGCGCTGACGAGTGTTCGGCAATGGTCGGGCTGACCGCGGTCATCGCCGAGATCAAGGCGCATTTTCCAGAGATTACCCTTGAAATCACGATTGATGTGGGGGCGGTGCTTAATCGAAAGCTCAATGATCACGAGCTTGACCTGGCACTCCTGACCAATCCGATGACGCGAGACGATGTCACCGACATCTTTCTGGGCTGGATGACCTTCCAGTGGGTGGCTGCCGCACAGTTGGAAATTGAAGGCGGGGCATTTCTACCGGAACATGCTGGCGCCTATCCCATCGTGACGCATTCCGCGCCCTCAACCTTGTACTCGGTCGTTGAGCGCTGGTTGAAAGAAGGGGGGAGTGTGTCCGAGGCTTTTCACTCCAGTAATTCCCTGGCGTTCATTGCCAAGATGATCTCTGCCGGACACGCTATTGGTATTCTTCCTGTTCCGTTAATTCGAGACATGTTGGCAGTGGACATGTTGAAAGTGTTGCCCAGTCATCCACCCATCGCGCCGGCGAGGTTTTGTTTGTCTTATTTAACAGAAAGGCCCGATGTGCAACTCGATGAGTTGGTCGCCCTGACTCGGGCGACGCTGTTGCGTCAGAATTTCTTGGTTAACTAG
- a CDS encoding TRAP transporter substrate-binding protein: MKPYQTPLLIFAMLCGLIGPAALADTQATTHFNVIGGGSHNYTFRAVEKPFWNKTLPDSSGGTVTARLRGLSESGLKGAEMVRLIRSGAVEIGMGVFAFVAGDDAFFEGIDLPGMAADIETSHRVSTAFKPVLAERMAERHGVKLLATVPYTAQVFFCRDPVNSIADLKGRKIRVRGRNMSELIKALGGSPMTLPFAEVVTAMQTGVIDCAVTGIGSGNAARWYDVANHLYNLPVDWSIGFYAIGLKRWQALPEPAQRLLQAQSQVLEDRLWEETAKENHSALACNIGAPDCQIHRPAHMQVSTPTNAEKKVLQDAVLKIANDWGKRCGAPCVERWNATAGASLGVSLHNP, from the coding sequence ATGAAACCGTACCAGACTCCCCTTCTGATCTTCGCCATGCTCTGCGGCCTGATCGGGCCCGCCGCCTTGGCGGACACCCAGGCGACCACCCACTTCAATGTGATTGGCGGTGGCAGCCACAATTACACCTTCCGCGCGGTGGAGAAACCGTTCTGGAACAAGACCCTGCCCGACAGTTCGGGTGGCACCGTCACGGCGCGTCTCAGAGGGCTATCGGAAAGCGGTCTCAAAGGCGCTGAGATGGTGCGTTTGATCCGCTCTGGCGCGGTTGAAATCGGCATGGGCGTCTTTGCTTTCGTGGCCGGCGACGATGCCTTTTTCGAAGGGATCGACCTGCCTGGCATGGCCGCCGATATTGAAACATCCCATCGGGTTTCGACGGCGTTCAAACCGGTGTTGGCAGAACGCATGGCCGAACGACATGGCGTCAAGCTGTTGGCGACGGTGCCTTACACGGCGCAGGTGTTCTTCTGTCGTGACCCCGTCAATTCGATCGCCGACCTCAAGGGGCGCAAGATTCGCGTACGCGGGCGCAATATGTCCGAGTTGATCAAGGCGCTCGGCGGATCGCCCATGACCTTGCCGTTCGCCGAGGTGGTGACGGCCATGCAGACCGGCGTCATTGACTGTGCGGTAACGGGCATTGGCTCAGGCAACGCGGCCAGGTGGTATGACGTGGCCAACCACCTCTACAACCTCCCGGTGGACTGGTCGATTGGTTTCTATGCCATTGGGCTGAAGCGCTGGCAGGCGTTGCCTGAGCCTGCACAACGCCTGCTCCAGGCACAATCCCAGGTCCTGGAAGACCGGTTGTGGGAAGAAACCGCCAAAGAAAATCACTCTGCATTGGCCTGCAACATCGGCGCGCCTGACTGCCAGATTCACCGTCCGGCCCATATGCAGGTCAGCACGCCGACAAATGCCGAGAAGAAGGTTCTGCAGGACGCCGTTCTCAAGATTGCCAACGATTGGGGCAAGCGTTGCGGTGCGCCGTGTGTCGAGCGCTGGAATGCCACGGCAGGCGCGTCCCTTGGCGTGAGCTTGCACAACCCCTGA
- a CDS encoding WD40/YVTN/BNR-like repeat-containing protein, whose product MPDTPLKGLIMRTAVVRLPGLGYIYAADPKKEADEIPHAITFKYKDGTFTRGEANYDAHSLAVVSQPELGLISISGVGYYSAIMASGTTTGDIFDDSTPAPQEPRTGGIRAVAAINGKAFAVGLRGMVYRFDGPKRWVRVDDGLPKTFNVQAIHGFSDTEIYAVGRDGAIWLFDGRHWRPCESPTSVTLTSVRCAPDGAVYIAGHHGVLLQGRKDMWSVIDQTVVSDNIWDLEWFIDALYVSTMSNVYRLKQSQLEPVNFGDDPPASCYQLSAGTDVMWSNGEFDLMSFDGVEWTRIV is encoded by the coding sequence ATGCCTGACACACCGTTGAAAGGCCTCATCATGCGCACTGCGGTAGTACGTCTACCGGGCCTTGGTTATATCTATGCCGCAGACCCTAAAAAAGAAGCCGATGAGATTCCACACGCCATTACGTTCAAATACAAGGATGGCACTTTTACCAGGGGCGAGGCCAACTATGATGCCCATTCGTTAGCCGTTGTTTCTCAGCCTGAGCTTGGACTCATTTCCATCTCTGGCGTCGGCTATTACTCAGCCATCATGGCAAGCGGCACCACTACCGGTGACATATTCGACGACAGCACACCTGCACCTCAAGAGCCGAGAACGGGCGGTATTCGCGCGGTGGCGGCGATAAACGGAAAAGCCTTTGCGGTCGGCCTAAGGGGTATGGTGTACCGCTTTGACGGCCCCAAACGTTGGGTACGGGTCGATGATGGCTTACCGAAAACTTTCAACGTGCAGGCGATTCATGGTTTCTCAGATACAGAAATCTATGCAGTTGGCCGGGATGGCGCGATATGGCTATTTGATGGTCGTCATTGGCGCCCTTGCGAATCGCCGACATCGGTGACTCTCACATCGGTCAGGTGCGCACCTGATGGAGCGGTGTACATAGCGGGCCATCACGGTGTGCTGTTGCAAGGGCGCAAGGACATGTGGAGCGTCATCGATCAAACGGTAGTCTCCGATAATATCTGGGATCTGGAATGGTTTATCGATGCTCTTTACGTCTCTACCATGTCCAATGTCTATCGGTTGAAACAATCGCAATTGGAGCCTGTGAACTTCGGTGATGATCCTCCGGCGTCCTGTTACCAGTTGAGCGCCGGTACTGACGTCATGTGGTCGAATGGTGAATTCGATCTTATGTCTTTTGATGGAGTTGAATGGACGAGGATCGTTTGA
- a CDS encoding HpcH/HpaI aldolase family protein — MHKKITSLKDRMADGPTFGMNIYSTACMPIEVAGNWGLDFVFIDAEHTALGVDKDLEKLILAAHYAAIHSLVRVRGTLEWDIRKALEMGAAGVIVPQVHNAGQMREIIRCSKFPPLGRRGGDSSVRSANYAGPGFDWAHYTQEENARSVIVPMAESYEFFDNIDEILDVEGIDAVHFGPADYSLSRQLPVDYRLGNPEVQTRLALLIEKCHKRSIQVMVPCFPADTETARRLLDMGCDMLLMGSDLSWLNQAGQHIAAIQKTFQGAQHTCV, encoded by the coding sequence ATGCACAAGAAGATCACCTCGTTGAAAGATCGAATGGCGGACGGCCCGACGTTCGGGATGAACATCTACAGTACGGCCTGCATGCCCATCGAAGTGGCTGGCAACTGGGGGCTGGACTTTGTCTTCATCGATGCCGAGCACACCGCTCTGGGCGTCGATAAAGACCTGGAAAAACTGATTCTGGCGGCCCACTACGCCGCCATCCACAGCCTGGTTCGCGTTCGTGGCACCCTCGAATGGGACATCCGTAAGGCGCTGGAAATGGGCGCTGCGGGGGTCATCGTCCCCCAGGTCCACAACGCTGGCCAGATGCGCGAAATCATCCGCTGCAGCAAATTCCCACCGTTGGGCCGACGCGGCGGTGACAGCTCGGTTCGCTCGGCGAATTACGCCGGCCCTGGATTTGACTGGGCCCATTACACGCAAGAGGAAAACGCCCGTAGCGTGATCGTGCCCATGGCCGAGAGCTACGAGTTCTTTGACAACATCGATGAAATCCTCGATGTCGAAGGCATCGATGCGGTGCATTTCGGTCCGGCGGATTACTCGTTGTCCCGTCAATTGCCGGTCGACTATCGCCTCGGCAACCCCGAAGTCCAGACGCGCTTGGCGTTACTGATCGAGAAATGCCACAAACGCTCCATCCAAGTCATGGTGCCCTGCTTTCCTGCAGACACGGAAACAGCCAGGCGCCTGTTGGACATGGGCTGTGACATGTTGCTGATGGGCAGTGATCTTTCATGGCTGAATCAGGCGGGACAACACATCGCCGCGATCCAAAAAACGTTCCAAGGGGCTCAACACACTTGCGTCTGA
- a CDS encoding RraA family protein: MYIIKELPQQIATEELSILLAAEPATIGHFVTKGILSAHIKAHFQDIRAVGTAITVRMPGADGGILHYAMGCARPGDFLIVDRCGERVTAAMGGAMAYAAKQAGIAGIVIDGFVTDLSELRQHGVPIWSWGASAITTRVKGEEGEFCTPVQCGGVVVHPGDAVVADENGIVVITPGQVLPLARRAIEFQENEKITLARLANGEKFPDVTGSRSIIDAATLGRS, from the coding sequence ATGTATATCATTAAAGAACTACCGCAACAGATCGCCACGGAAGAACTTTCGATTCTTCTTGCGGCCGAGCCGGCAACCATTGGCCACTTTGTCACTAAAGGTATTCTAAGTGCCCATATTAAAGCCCATTTCCAAGACATTAGAGCTGTTGGAACCGCCATTACAGTGAGAATGCCTGGAGCCGATGGGGGCATTTTGCATTACGCGATGGGCTGCGCCAGGCCAGGTGATTTTCTGATCGTGGATCGTTGCGGTGAACGGGTCACGGCAGCCATGGGTGGCGCCATGGCGTATGCGGCCAAGCAGGCCGGCATCGCCGGCATCGTCATTGATGGATTCGTCACCGACCTGAGCGAATTGCGCCAACATGGGGTTCCCATATGGTCTTGGGGCGCCAGTGCCATTACCACTCGGGTCAAGGGCGAAGAAGGCGAGTTTTGTACCCCGGTTCAATGTGGCGGTGTCGTGGTCCATCCCGGTGATGCGGTGGTGGCTGACGAGAACGGCATCGTCGTCATTACCCCGGGCCAGGTTCTCCCACTGGCGCGGCGCGCAATAGAGTTTCAGGAGAACGAAAAAATCACCTTGGCAAGACTGGCAAACGGCGAGAAATTCCCGGATGTCACAGGTTCCAGATCCATCATCGACGCCGCCACATTGGGCCGATCCTGA
- a CDS encoding carbon-nitrogen hydrolase family protein, translating into MKISVAQIHPVVGNPAQTIDNVAELSRQAAKEGSRLIAFAECLLTGGSFDSREDLEKGAISLDALNPLLAVAAETGIHIVVGFYEQYAESIFNTAALLGPKGIIGLHRKRHLPFMIGDRFTDRPAEWTPPVFDTEIGRIGLAICYEIRFPEVVRTLALEGADIVVLPAAWPEQARLLPDIFSNVRAAENIVYFVAANRNDMDGGMQFIGMSHIIEPSGQTLIRAGQEDGIFSVDIDLGKARNKSLIRDPGVFEIHPFRDRLPETYRL; encoded by the coding sequence ATGAAAATTTCGGTCGCACAGATCCACCCTGTTGTCGGCAATCCGGCTCAAACCATCGACAACGTCGCTGAGCTGTCACGGCAAGCCGCAAAAGAAGGCTCGCGCTTGATCGCCTTTGCCGAATGCCTGCTGACCGGAGGCTCCTTCGACAGCCGCGAAGACCTGGAAAAAGGCGCCATCAGCCTCGATGCCCTCAATCCCTTGCTGGCGGTCGCCGCTGAAACCGGCATCCATATTGTCGTCGGCTTCTATGAGCAATACGCCGAGTCGATCTTCAATACCGCCGCGCTGCTAGGACCCAAAGGGATCATCGGCCTGCATCGCAAGCGCCATCTGCCCTTCATGATCGGTGATCGTTTCACTGATCGCCCAGCCGAATGGACACCGCCGGTATTCGATACTGAAATCGGCCGTATCGGCCTGGCGATCTGCTACGAAATCCGCTTCCCGGAAGTCGTACGCACCCTGGCACTGGAGGGGGCCGATATCGTTGTCCTGCCCGCGGCCTGGCCCGAGCAGGCGCGCCTGCTGCCGGACATTTTCAGCAACGTGCGCGCTGCCGAGAACATCGTCTATTTCGTCGCCGCGAACCGTAACGATATGGACGGTGGCATGCAGTTCATCGGCATGAGCCACATCATCGAACCGTCCGGCCAGACCTTGATTCGCGCCGGACAAGAGGACGGCATCTTCAGCGTCGACATCGACCTGGGGAAGGCGCGCAACAAGTCATTGATCCGCGACCCCGGCGTGTTCGAGATACACCCCTTCCGCGACCGTCTGCCAGAGACCTATCGCCTCTGA
- a CDS encoding TRAP transporter substrate-binding protein, which translates to MIKHLTVLAALLASSLSFAAEYNAHTIKFAATSPKGTPPAIGMELFAKKVNERSGGKIKVRTFPNGVLGGDVQVLSSLQGGVVEMMTWNAGLMLNHVTDFGILDFPFIYTDTAKVDAMLDGEVGKMLIDQLPAKNLVGLAFWELGVRNLTNNVRPVQKMEDIAGLKIRAQQSPLFLDVWTALGANPTPLPFTEVHTALETHTVDGQENPAALILASRFNEVQKYLSLTHHNYNPQIVLIGKPFWDNLNADEKALLTEVAMEVRLEQREISRQADSRTIAELRSAGMQVNELAPEEIARIQQKIRPVIDKYAAQINPELVKKVYTAVDYHPQ; encoded by the coding sequence ATGATCAAGCATCTAACCGTCCTGGCTGCCCTGCTGGCCAGCAGTTTGAGTTTCGCCGCCGAGTACAACGCTCACACGATCAAGTTTGCCGCCACCAGCCCGAAGGGAACGCCGCCGGCCATTGGCATGGAGCTGTTTGCCAAGAAGGTCAATGAACGCAGTGGCGGCAAGATCAAAGTACGGACCTTTCCCAATGGCGTACTGGGCGGCGACGTACAGGTGCTCTCCTCACTACAGGGCGGCGTGGTGGAAATGATGACCTGGAACGCCGGCCTGATGCTCAATCATGTGACTGACTTCGGCATTCTCGATTTCCCCTTTATCTACACCGATACCGCCAAGGTCGACGCCATGCTCGATGGCGAAGTCGGCAAGATGCTGATCGACCAGTTGCCCGCCAAGAACCTGGTGGGCCTGGCGTTCTGGGAGCTGGGCGTGCGCAACCTGACCAATAACGTGCGGCCGGTGCAGAAGATGGAAGACATCGCCGGCCTGAAAATTCGCGCGCAACAATCGCCGTTGTTCCTGGATGTGTGGACAGCACTCGGAGCGAATCCAACACCGTTGCCCTTCACCGAAGTGCACACCGCGCTCGAAACCCACACCGTGGACGGTCAGGAAAACCCGGCAGCCCTGATCCTCGCCTCAAGGTTCAATGAAGTGCAGAAATACCTCAGCCTGACCCATCACAACTACAACCCGCAGATCGTCCTGATCGGCAAACCCTTCTGGGACAACTTGAATGCCGATGAGAAGGCGCTGCTGACAGAGGTCGCCATGGAAGTGCGCCTTGAGCAACGGGAGATTTCCCGCCAGGCCGACAGCCGGACGATTGCCGAACTGCGAAGTGCCGGCATGCAAGTCAACGAACTGGCCCCCGAAGAGATCGCGCGCATCCAGCAGAAAATCCGCCCGGTGATCGACAAATACGCCGCGCAGATCAATCCCGAACTGGTGAAGAAAGTCTACACGGCCGTGGATTACCACCCGCAATAA
- a CDS encoding TRAP transporter small permease: MNAVLKLYFLTLKVLIIACLVCITALIFANVVLRYGFNSGLFFAEEISRLAFVWLVFAGSQLMLHEKGHIGVDILTSRVSPKIAKHLLTLTYLLMLFATSLFLQGSWQQTVINLHVGAPSTGISMGLFYGAGLVFCVLSTLLLCVQLVKHLATPAGVPLSSAAHGVLK; the protein is encoded by the coding sequence ATGAACGCCGTACTGAAACTCTATTTTCTAACGCTGAAGGTATTGATCATTGCGTGCCTGGTTTGTATCACGGCGCTGATCTTCGCCAATGTCGTGTTGCGCTACGGCTTTAATTCCGGCTTGTTCTTCGCTGAAGAAATTTCCAGGTTGGCATTCGTCTGGCTGGTCTTCGCCGGCTCCCAACTCATGCTTCATGAAAAGGGTCATATCGGCGTCGATATCCTGACCAGCCGTGTCTCGCCCAAGATAGCCAAACATCTGTTGACGTTGACCTATCTGCTGATGCTGTTCGCCACGTCGCTGTTTCTCCAGGGCAGTTGGCAGCAGACAGTGATCAACCTGCATGTGGGCGCCCCTTCCACCGGCATATCCATGGGCTTGTTCTATGGCGCCGGGTTGGTCTTTTGCGTCTTGAGCACCCTGCTGCTCTGCGTTCAATTGGTGAAGCACTTGGCCACGCCGGCCGGCGTGCCCTTGTCCTCAGCCGCACACGGGGTGCTCAAATAA